Proteins from a genomic interval of Salmo trutta chromosome 39, fSalTru1.1, whole genome shotgun sequence:
- the LOC115179392 gene encoding zinc finger protein 160-like: MSKLELLRVIFNQRCTGAAEEIFRAVAKTISEYQDNVYLSKEDNRRLQGLLDIILKPEIKLYRADFEQFIVSEVEFPPEQQHFEQEWSPDLGQDDWNPIQIKEEQEEFRIIQEEEDSVFTPAWVKSDYDQYSTQSSQTQSEEYKNRTKPKQVNSSKPTSGSRHQHKSRRTQAEKGKSFISSKGRKSMDMKSPVQRKCQTENKSFCCSDCGERFTQMGKLNSHRIMIHSGGNQFRCDECGKCFAQWGYLDSHMRIHTRVNCGKVFTQSDRFKPSLTTLKDHTGEKCYCCGECGKYFSNAGSLNYHRRSHTEEKSHRCHDCGKCFFKFRDLNIHRRIHTGEKRFRCQFCGKCYNQHTSLSYHMKNHTGDIL, translated from the exons atgtctaaattgGAGTTGTTGAGAGTGATTTTTAACCAACGATGTACAGGCGCTGCGGAGGAGATATTCAGAGCCGTTGCAAAAACGATATCAGAGTACCAGGACAACGTTTATCTATCGAAAGAGGACAACCGACGTCTACAGGGGCTGCTTGACATCATCCTGAAACCTGAGATAAAGTTGTATAGAGCAG ATTTTGAGCAGTTCATTGTCTCTGAAGTGGAGTTTCCCCCTGAGCAGCAGCACTTTGAACAAGAGTGGAGCCCCGATCTGGGGCAAGATGACTGGAACCCCATacagattaaagaggaacaggaggaattCAGGATCATCCAGGAGGAGGAAGACTCTGTATTCACTCCTGCCTGGGTGAAAAGTGACTATGATCAGTACTCAACTCAGTCCTCACAAACCCAAAGTGAAGAATACAAAAACAGAACAAAACCTAAGCAAGTAAATTCTTCAAAGCCAACCAGTGGCTCTCGGCACCAGCACAAATCAAGGAGGACACAGGCAGAAAAGGGAAAAAGCTTTATCAGCTCCAAGGGTAGAAAATCAATGGATATGAAATCACCAGTGCAAAGGAAGTGTCAGACAGAAAATAAATCGTTTTGCTGTAGTGATTGTGGTGAACGTTTCACTCAGATGGGAAAACTGAATTCTCATAGGATCATGATACACTCCGGAGGTAATCAGTTTCGCTGTGATGAATGTGGCAAATGTTTTGCTCAGTGGGGATATCTGGATTCTCATATGAGGATTCACACAAGGGTGAATTGTGGCAAAGTATTCACTCAGTCTGACCGCTTCAAACCCTCCTTGACCACTTTGAAGgatcacacaggagagaaatgttATTGCTGTGGTGAATGTGGCAAATATTTTTCTAATGCTGGGTCCCTGAATTATCATAGGAGGTCGCACACAGAGGAGAAATCGCATCGCTGCCATGATTGTggcaaatgtttttttaaatttagggATCTGAATATTCACAGGAGgattcacacaggggagaaacgtTTTCGCTGCCAGTTCTGTGGAAAATGTTATAATCAGCACACTTCTCTAAGTTATCACATGAAGAATCACACAGGAGACATCTTATAA
- the LOC115179447 gene encoding oocyte zinc finger protein XlCOF8.4-like, translating to MSETSVLRQRINSVMDILTSAAMTEICKLVEDCCGALSVEVSQSKEQIKMLEKQLGLTESRYKSVSCKEGQTLVTSGSSRTNSPSGNSPAANADDADDTHDDKDFQQFIVSEVEFHPEQQHCKQEWSPGLGQDDWNPIQIKEEQEEFRIIQEEEVDSVFTPAWVKSDYDQYSTQSSQTQSEEYKDRMASTEQIKTEPKEDNSSEPTSDCQSQCKLKKTWTEIGQSSKGRKTMALRSPVQRSHTEEKPFCCSDCGERFTQMGNLDAHRKAHKGKKPHRCDECGKCFTQVGYLNYHRKTHTGEKPHRCHDCGKCFYRVGDLTLHMRIHTGEKPLCCQVCGKCFARPSNLRSHIRIHTEKCYCCHYCGKYFRRKDSLTTHMRIHTREII from the exons ATGTCTGAGACGAGTGTTTTACGTCAACGGATAAACTCTGTCATGGACATTTTAACCTCCGCTGCCATGACAGAGATTTGTAAATTAGTAGAGGATTGCTGTGGAGCGTTAAGTGTAGAAGTCTCTCAAAGCAAAGAGCAAATCAAAATGCTAGAGAAGCAACTCGGCCTGACCGAGTCGAGGTACAAGTCGGTGAGTTGCAAAGAAGGTCAGACGCTTGTTACCAGTGGTTCATCGAGAACCAACAGTCCTTCCGGCAATTCCCCCGCGGCCAATGCGGATGATGCGGACGACACTCACGATGACAAAG ATTTTCAGCAGTTCATTGTCTCTGAAGTGGAGTTTCAccctgagcagcagcactgtAAGCAGGAGTGGAGCCCCGGTCTGGGGCAAGATGACTGGAACCCCATacagattaaagaggaacaggaggaattCAGGATCAtccaggaggaggaggtagactCTGTATTCACTCCTGCCTGGGTGAAAAGTGACTATGATCAGTACTCAACTCAGTCCTCACAAACCCAAAGTGAAGAATACAAAGACAGAATGGCCTCAACTGAACAGATCAAAACAGAACCTAAGGAAGATAATTCCTCAGAGCCAACCAGTGACTGTCAGTCCCAGTGCAAATTGAAGAAGACATGGACAGAAATAGGACAAAGCTCGAAGGGTAGAAAAACCATGGCTCTAAGGTCACCAGTGCAAAGGAGTCACACAGAAGAGAAACCATTTTGCTGTAGTGATTGTGGTGAACGTTTCACTCAGATGGGAAATCTGGATGCTCATAGGAAGGCCCACAAAGGAAAAAAACCGCATCGCTGTGATGAATGTGGCAAATGTTTTACTCAAGTTGGGTATCTGAACTATCACAGAAAaactcacacaggggagaaacctcaTCGCTGTCATGATTGTGGCAAATGTTTCTATCGAGTTGGTGATCTGACACTTCATATGAGGATTCACACAGGGGAAAAACCACTTTGCTGCCAGGTCTGTGGCAAATGTTTTGCTCGTCCTAGTAATCTGAGGTCTCACATTAGGATTCACACAGAGAAATGTTATTGCTGTCATTATTGTGGCAAATATTTTCGTCGTAAAGATAGTCTGACCACGCATATGAGGATTCACACAAGGGAAATCATATAA